A single window of Salvia splendens isolate huo1 chromosome 6, SspV2, whole genome shotgun sequence DNA harbors:
- the LOC121809005 gene encoding uncharacterized protein LOC121809005 has protein sequence MSFNPISAILKEHKLEGHKYIVWKQNLDIVLTAEEYKYVLTTECPPEPAANASAAVKDTYRKWRKVNKMAKCYVLASMSTVLQHQHQGMNTATEIMNNLNNLFGTQNRAAKSLAFRSIMTKVMKEGTSVRDHFKLNFEMNKRAYTLAELLTELQSAEDLMVQTKAAMMSSRPSSSGSKPGKGKKKAQNVVAPKIAKGKKKRVNTNKKQSGKCFKCGEKGHWKLDCPKKANGSGNKAVE, from the exons atgtcgttcaatcctaTTTCCGCCATTCTTAAAGAACACAAACTCGAAGGTCATAAGTATATCgtatggaaacaaaacttggatatCGTTCTCACTGCCGAAGAGTACAAATATGTGCTCACTACGGAATGTCCACCCGAACCTGCTGCAAATGCTTCTGCAGCAGTGAAAGACACATACAGAAAGTGGCGTAAAGTCAATAAGATGGCGAAGTGCTACGTGCTGGCTTCTATGTCAACTGTACTTCAACATCAGCATCAAGGCATGAACACTGCTACTGAGATTATGAACAATCTTAATaacctttttggtactcagaatcgagcgGCTAAATCTTTAGCCTTTCGGAGCATCATGACTAAGGTTATGAAGGAGGGCacatctgtgagggaccat ttcaagctcaatttcgagatgaacaagaGGGCTTACACCCTAGCTGAACTGTTGACTGAGTTGCAGTCAGCGGAGGATCTTATGGTCCAGACAAAGGCTGCTATGATGAGTTCTAGGCCGTCTTCCTCAGGCTCTAAGCCAGGTAAGGGGAAGAAGAAAGCCCAGAATGTTGTAGCACCAAAGATAGCTAAGGGCAAAAAGAAACGGGTGAACACGAACAAGAAGCAAAGTGGCAAGTGTTTCAAATGCGgcgaaaaggggcattggaagctggattgtcctaaaaaggccAATGgctcag GTAACAAGGCAGTTGAATGA